In a single window of the Flavivirga spongiicola genome:
- a CDS encoding helix-turn-helix domain-containing protein produces MYQIVFIQNLKQELPKGTSTIEAISTALDISYDAAHRRVSLKSKFSIEETIVLAKYYNISLDRLFEITNAEFVTIEKTKHIETESELQCYFDDSYNSLYPLLKQKEGRIIYSAKDIPLFYNLNGDKLSQFKYYVWLKLLNPKLATKSFENFAPSPALIEAGKKLGSLYYNLNTIEIWDITSVNSTLKQIHFYYQAGQVKTENALQICQLLKQLIKDISVKLINKNLKFKLYYNELHLMNNNVLVSTPDAQMLYVPFTLLSYYKTADKHTCNEANTFLKKQLQNSKLLNTAGEKERNTFFNKIYSKIDALYNLIEATKLLDFE; encoded by the coding sequence ATGTATCAGATCGTTTTTATTCAGAATTTAAAACAGGAATTACCCAAAGGCACTTCAACTATTGAAGCTATTTCTACTGCTTTAGATATTAGCTATGACGCTGCACATAGGCGGGTGAGTTTAAAAAGTAAATTCTCTATTGAGGAAACCATTGTTTTGGCTAAATATTATAACATATCCTTAGACCGCTTGTTTGAAATCACAAACGCGGAGTTTGTGACAATTGAAAAGACAAAACATATCGAAACAGAATCCGAACTTCAATGCTACTTTGACGATTCTTACAATTCACTTTATCCCTTATTAAAACAAAAGGAAGGTCGTATTATATATTCAGCAAAAGATATTCCTTTATTTTATAATTTAAATGGTGATAAATTAAGTCAGTTTAAATATTATGTTTGGCTCAAATTATTAAATCCAAAATTAGCAACTAAAAGCTTCGAAAATTTTGCACCAAGCCCTGCTTTAATTGAAGCTGGAAAAAAATTAGGCAGTCTTTATTATAATTTGAATACCATTGAGATATGGGATATCACTTCGGTTAATAGTACATTAAAGCAGATTCATTTTTACTACCAGGCTGGACAGGTAAAAACGGAAAATGCTTTACAAATCTGTCAACTATTAAAACAATTAATCAAAGATATTTCTGTTAAACTAATTAATAAAAATCTTAAATTCAAGCTGTACTACAATGAGTTGCATTTAATGAATAATAATGTTTTAGTGAGCACTCCGGATGCTCAAATGCTATATGTGCCTTTTACTTTATTGTCTTATTACAAAACGGCAGATAAACATACATGTAATGAGGCGAATACTTTTTTAAAAAAGCAGTTGCAAAACTCCAAGTTATTAAATACTGCTGGCGAAAAAGAGCGCAATACTTTTTTTAATAAAATCTATTCAAAAATAGATGCACTGTACAATTTAATTGAAGCTACTAAACTTTTAGATTTTGAATAA
- a CDS encoding LA_2272 family surface repeat-containing protein, whose protein sequence is MRKLICIITILLVNLSVVGQNDSIVNRKLRGPIWTTHSMNTDIVGVSLGAFPTDYNNKHKLTRTFGIRIEIFPLSPFYFLAPRTPISTNEVAYKKHMENTSVTQQIYGLNISTGTFEGIDSYGISLTGFMHYSRKNNGVSIAGLTNSIERANGIVASFGGNQVYQGNGIMIASVWNNVARRFNGMQIAAENYIYEKGRGVQIGVFNKAKNFRGIQLGIWNKNDKRSFPIINWQFKS, encoded by the coding sequence ATGAGAAAATTAATATGCATTATTACTATATTATTAGTTAATTTAAGTGTTGTTGGCCAAAACGACTCAATTGTAAACCGAAAATTAAGAGGCCCTATTTGGACAACTCATAGTATGAACACCGATATAGTAGGAGTGTCTTTAGGTGCTTTTCCAACGGATTATAATAATAAACATAAACTTACAAGAACGTTTGGCATTCGAATTGAAATATTTCCTTTATCTCCCTTTTATTTTCTTGCTCCAAGAACACCTATCTCTACAAATGAAGTTGCCTATAAAAAGCATATGGAAAACACTAGTGTGACACAACAAATTTATGGTCTAAATATTTCGACTGGAACTTTTGAAGGTATTGATTCTTATGGTATCTCTTTAACAGGTTTTATGCATTACAGCAGAAAGAATAACGGTGTCTCTATAGCAGGACTTACTAATTCAATTGAAAGAGCAAATGGAATTGTAGCCAGTTTTGGAGGCAATCAAGTTTATCAAGGTAATGGTATTATGATTGCAAGTGTTTGGAATAACGTAGCAAGACGTTTTAATGGTATGCAAATTGCCGCTGAGAATTACATATATGAAAAAGGTAGAGGAGTACAAATTGGTGTTTTTAATAAAGCAAAAAACTTTAGAGGCATTCAATTGGGTATATGGAATAAAAATGACAAGCGCTCATTTCCTATAATTAATTGGCAGTTTAAAAGTTGA
- a CDS encoding polyribonucleotide nucleotidyltransferase, translated as MIPQVFREVIDLGNGREISIETGKLAKQAHGSVVVQSGKCMLLCTVVSNYKQSDVDFLPLTVDYREKFAAAGRYPGGFFKREARPSDGEVLTMRLVDRVLRPLFPKDYHSETQVMIQLMSHDDDVMPDAMAGLAASAAIQLSDFPFECAISEARVGRVNGEFVINPTRSQLLESDIDMMIGASADSVMMVEGEMDEISEEEMTEAIKFAHEAIKVQCAAQVALAEAFGKKEVREYEPEREDTDLAQKIHDMAYDKVYAVAKAGSAKHERGAAFAEIKEEIKATFSEEELEDIGGLISKYYSKAEKAAVRDLTLNEGLRLDGRKTDEIRPIWCEIDYLPSTHGSAIFTRGETQALATVTLGTSREANQIDMPSFEGEERFYLHYNFPPFSTGEARPIRGTSRREVGHGNLAQRALKGMVPEDCPYTVRVVSEVLESNGSSSMATVCSGTMALMDAGVQLKKPVSGIAMGLISDVDSGKYAVLSDILGDEDHLGDMDFKVTGTADGITACQMDIKVKGLSYEILVNALNQARDGRLHILDKLTDTIAAPAEDVKPHSPKMVTRRIPNEFIGALIGPGGKVIQELQKETGTTIVINEDPVTEEGIVEVLGVGNEGIDAVLAKIDSLMFKPEVGSVYEVKVIKMLDFGAVVEYMDAPGNEVLLHVSELAWERTENVSDVVNMGDVFDVKYFGVDSRTRKEKVSRKAILPKPEGYVARPPRESNGRDSRGGRDNRGRDNRGRDNRRDDRKPREDKKEG; from the coding sequence ATGATTCCACAAGTTTTTAGAGAGGTCATAGACCTAGGTAACGGTAGAGAAATTTCTATCGAAACTGGAAAATTAGCAAAACAAGCGCATGGTAGCGTTGTTGTGCAATCTGGAAAATGTATGCTTTTGTGTACAGTTGTTTCCAATTACAAACAGTCAGATGTTGACTTCTTACCATTAACAGTTGACTATAGAGAAAAATTTGCTGCGGCAGGACGTTATCCTGGAGGTTTCTTTAAAAGAGAAGCAAGACCTAGTGATGGTGAAGTATTAACAATGCGTCTTGTAGACCGTGTTTTACGTCCATTATTCCCAAAAGATTATCATAGTGAAACTCAGGTGATGATTCAGTTAATGTCTCATGATGATGATGTTATGCCAGATGCCATGGCTGGATTAGCGGCTTCTGCTGCTATTCAACTATCAGATTTCCCTTTTGAATGTGCTATTTCTGAAGCCAGAGTTGGTCGTGTAAACGGCGAATTCGTAATCAACCCAACACGTTCTCAGTTATTAGAGTCTGACATTGATATGATGATTGGTGCCTCGGCTGATTCTGTAATGATGGTTGAAGGTGAAATGGATGAGATTTCTGAGGAAGAAATGACTGAAGCTATCAAATTTGCACACGAAGCTATTAAAGTACAATGTGCTGCACAAGTTGCTTTAGCTGAAGCATTCGGAAAAAAAGAAGTTCGCGAGTACGAACCTGAACGTGAAGATACCGATTTAGCTCAAAAAATTCATGATATGGCATACGACAAAGTATATGCTGTAGCAAAAGCAGGTTCTGCTAAACATGAAAGAGGCGCTGCATTTGCAGAAATCAAAGAAGAAATAAAAGCGACTTTCTCTGAAGAAGAATTAGAAGATATTGGAGGTTTAATATCTAAATATTACAGTAAAGCTGAAAAAGCGGCTGTTAGAGATTTAACTTTAAACGAAGGTTTACGTTTAGATGGTCGTAAGACTGATGAAATTAGACCTATTTGGTGTGAGATTGATTATTTACCATCAACTCATGGTTCTGCAATCTTTACTCGTGGAGAAACTCAAGCATTAGCAACAGTTACTTTAGGAACATCTAGAGAAGCGAATCAAATAGATATGCCATCTTTTGAAGGAGAAGAACGTTTCTATTTACATTATAACTTCCCTCCTTTTTCAACAGGAGAGGCCAGACCAATTCGTGGGACATCTCGTCGTGAAGTAGGACATGGTAATTTAGCACAACGTGCTTTAAAAGGTATGGTTCCTGAAGATTGCCCTTATACAGTTCGTGTTGTTTCTGAAGTATTAGAAAGTAACGGTTCGTCTTCTATGGCAACGGTTTGTTCTGGTACTATGGCACTTATGGATGCTGGTGTTCAATTAAAGAAACCTGTTTCTGGTATTGCCATGGGATTAATTTCTGATGTAGATTCTGGAAAGTATGCGGTTCTATCTGATATTTTAGGTGATGAAGATCACTTAGGGGATATGGATTTTAAAGTAACTGGTACTGCCGATGGTATTACAGCTTGTCAAATGGATATAAAAGTAAAAGGATTGTCTTATGAAATTCTTGTAAATGCTTTAAATCAAGCTCGTGACGGTCGTTTGCATATTTTAGACAAATTAACTGATACTATCGCTGCTCCTGCAGAAGATGTGAAACCGCACTCTCCAAAAATGGTAACCAGAAGAATTCCTAACGAATTTATTGGTGCATTAATTGGTCCTGGTGGAAAAGTAATTCAAGAATTACAAAAAGAAACAGGAACAACGATCGTTATTAATGAAGATCCAGTTACCGAAGAAGGTATTGTTGAAGTTCTAGGTGTTGGTAACGAAGGTATCGATGCTGTTTTAGCAAAAATAGATTCATTAATGTTTAAACCAGAAGTTGGTAGCGTTTACGAAGTAAAAGTTATTAAAATGCTTGATTTTGGAGCCGTTGTAGAATACATGGATGCTCCTGGAAATGAAGTATTATTACACGTGAGCGAATTAGCTTGGGAACGTACAGAAAATGTATCTGACGTTGTAAACATGGGAGACGTTTTTGATGTGAAGTATTTTGGAGTTGATTCAAGAACGCGCAAAGAAAAAGTATCTCGTAAAGCTATTTTACCAAAACCGGAAGGTTATGTAGCAAGACCACCAAGAGAAAGTAATGGACGTGATAGCAGAGGTGGGCGTGATAACAGAGGTAGAGACAATCGAGGACGTGATAACCGTCGTGATGACAGAAAACCTAGAGAAGATAAAAAAGAAGGTTAA
- the rpsO gene encoding 30S ribosomal protein S15 yields MYLDQKEKEAIFKKHGKDAKNTGSAEGQIALFTYRINHLTEHLKNNRKDFNTERSLVKLVGKRRALLDYLTKKDILRYRAIVKELGLRK; encoded by the coding sequence ATGTATTTAGATCAAAAAGAAAAAGAAGCCATCTTTAAAAAACATGGTAAAGATGCAAAAAACACAGGTTCTGCAGAAGGGCAAATTGCGTTGTTCACTTACAGAATTAATCACTTAACAGAGCACTTAAAAAACAATCGTAAAGATTTTAATACAGAGCGTTCGTTAGTAAAATTAGTGGGAAAGCGTCGTGCTTTACTAGATTACTTAACTAAGAAAGATATCTTAAGATATCGTGCCATAGTAAAAGAATTAGGATTAAGAAAATAA
- the accD gene encoding acetyl-CoA carboxylase, carboxyltransferase subunit beta — protein MSWFKRKTKGITTTTQEKKDTPKGLWYKSPTGKVVDAEELEKNFYVSPEDGYHVRIGSKEYFEILFDDNKFKELDANLESKDPLKFVDTKKYPERLKAAQDKTNLKDAVRTAVGKSKGKDLVVACMDFAFIGGSMGSVVGEKIARAADYALKNKMPLMVISKSGGARMMEAALSLMQLAKTSVKLAQLADAQIPYISLCTDPTTGGTTASFAMLGDINISEPGALIGFAGPRIVRDTTGKELPEGFQTAEFLLEHGFLDFITVRNELKNKVNKYLDLITNQPLRV, from the coding sequence ATGTCTTGGTTTAAAAGAAAAACAAAAGGAATCACTACAACCACTCAGGAGAAAAAAGATACTCCTAAAGGTCTTTGGTATAAATCTCCCACAGGTAAAGTTGTTGATGCAGAAGAATTAGAGAAAAACTTCTATGTAAGCCCAGAAGATGGTTATCATGTACGCATAGGAAGTAAAGAATATTTCGAAATATTATTTGACGACAATAAATTTAAAGAACTAGATGCTAATTTAGAATCTAAAGATCCACTTAAATTTGTGGATACAAAAAAATATCCAGAGCGTTTAAAAGCAGCTCAAGATAAAACCAATTTAAAAGATGCTGTTCGTACAGCTGTTGGAAAATCCAAAGGAAAAGACTTAGTAGTTGCCTGTATGGATTTTGCATTTATTGGCGGTTCTATGGGAAGTGTTGTAGGTGAAAAAATTGCTCGTGCTGCAGATTATGCATTAAAGAACAAAATGCCTTTAATGGTCATATCTAAATCTGGGGGAGCAAGAATGATGGAAGCTGCATTATCTTTAATGCAATTGGCTAAAACATCTGTAAAACTAGCTCAGCTAGCTGATGCACAAATTCCATACATTTCACTATGTACAGATCCAACTACAGGTGGTACGACCGCATCATTTGCTATGTTAGGTGATATAAATATTAGTGAACCTGGCGCTTTAATTGGATTTGCAGGACCACGAATTGTAAGAGATACTACGGGAAAAGAATTACCAGAAGGTTTTCAAACTGCCGAGTTTTTATTAGAGCATGGTTTCTTAGATTTTATTACAGTTAGAAATGAGTTGAAAAACAAAGTAAACAAATACCTCGACTTAATAACAAATCAACCTTTAAGAGTATAA
- the fbaA gene encoding class II fructose-bisphosphate aldolase, with the protein MGHNIKSGVATGHEVQAIFKLAKEKGFALPAVNVIGSDTINGVLETAAALNAPVIIQFSNGGAQFNAGKGLSNEGQKSAIAGAVAGAKHVHTMAEAYGVPVILHTDHCAKKLLPWIDGLLDASEKHFAETGKSLFSSHMIDLSEEPIEENIEICKTYLERMSKMGMTLEIELGITGGEEDGVDNSDVDDSKLYTQPEEVAYAYEELSKVSDQFTIAAAFGNVHGVYKPGNVKLTPKILKNSQEYITKKYGVEENHIDFVFHGGSGSTVEEIREGISYGVIKMNIDTDLQYAFMSGIRDYMDDKSEYLKAQIGNPDGDDVPNKKFYDPRVWLRAGEVTFTERLKKAFEDLNNVNTL; encoded by the coding sequence ATGGGACACAATATTAAATCAGGAGTTGCTACAGGTCATGAAGTACAAGCAATTTTTAAACTTGCAAAAGAAAAAGGGTTTGCTTTACCAGCTGTTAATGTAATAGGTTCAGACACAATCAATGGTGTATTAGAAACTGCAGCAGCTTTAAATGCTCCCGTAATTATACAATTTTCTAATGGCGGTGCCCAATTTAATGCAGGTAAAGGCTTAAGTAATGAGGGGCAAAAATCTGCTATTGCAGGTGCTGTTGCAGGTGCAAAACATGTGCATACAATGGCAGAAGCCTACGGTGTTCCTGTAATTTTACATACAGATCACTGTGCAAAAAAACTATTACCTTGGATTGATGGTTTATTAGATGCAAGTGAAAAGCATTTCGCTGAAACTGGAAAATCACTATTCAGTTCACACATGATTGATCTTTCTGAAGAACCAATCGAAGAAAATATTGAAATATGTAAAACCTATTTAGAGCGCATGAGTAAAATGGGTATGACACTAGAAATAGAACTTGGAATTACAGGAGGTGAAGAAGACGGTGTAGATAATAGTGATGTTGATGATTCTAAACTATATACGCAACCAGAAGAAGTAGCTTATGCTTACGAAGAATTAAGCAAAGTAAGTGATCAATTCACAATTGCAGCAGCTTTTGGTAATGTACATGGGGTTTACAAGCCAGGAAACGTAAAATTAACTCCTAAAATCTTAAAAAATTCTCAAGAATATATTACTAAGAAATATGGTGTTGAAGAAAATCATATCGATTTTGTTTTCCATGGTGGTTCTGGTTCTACGGTTGAAGAAATTCGCGAAGGTATCAGCTACGGTGTTATAAAAATGAATATCGATACTGATTTACAATATGCCTTTATGAGTGGTATTCGCGACTATATGGATGATAAATCTGAATATTTAAAAGCACAGATAGGAAATCCTGATGGAGATGATGTTCCAAATAAAAAATTCTATGACCCACGTGTTTGGTTACGTGCTGGTGAAGTTACTTTTACAGAACGCTTAAAAAAGGCTTTTGAAGATTTAAACAATGTAAACACCTTATAA